In one Methylobacterium sp. SyP6R genomic region, the following are encoded:
- a CDS encoding NCS2 family permease: protein MDMKRDAGLTRPPGFLERTFALSAHGTTVRTELLAGLTTFLTMAYIVFVNPNILGDAGMPKGAVFVATCLVAAIGSLVMAFYANYPIALAPGMGLNAYFAYVVVLQMGYTWQAALGAVFISGLCFMVVTLTGLRRIIVEGIPRSMRIAITVGIGLFLAIIALKSAGVVTASPATFVTLGDLHKPSTVLAVLGFLIVAVLSVRKVRGALLAGILTVTALSFIVADNTFQGVASLPPSIAPTLFALDIKGALSGGLLNVILVFFLVELFDATGTLMGVANRAGLLTEGKMERLDKALMADSSSIFVGSLLGTSSTTAYLESASGVEEGGRTGLTAATVAVLFLACLFFAPLAGSVPAYATAPALFYVACLMLHELVDLDWDDLTEVLPACVTALLMPFTYSIANGVAFGFITYAVIKLLTGRFRDVKPVVWVIAAVFLFKFVATGSAH, encoded by the coding sequence ATGGACATGAAGCGCGACGCCGGCCTGACCCGGCCCCCGGGTTTCCTGGAGCGCACCTTCGCGCTCTCGGCCCACGGCACCACCGTGCGCACGGAGCTGCTCGCCGGGCTCACCACCTTCCTGACGATGGCCTACATCGTCTTCGTCAATCCCAACATCCTGGGCGATGCCGGGATGCCCAAGGGGGCGGTGTTCGTCGCGACCTGCCTCGTCGCGGCGATCGGCTCGCTGGTGATGGCGTTCTACGCCAACTACCCGATCGCGCTGGCGCCGGGCATGGGGCTCAACGCCTACTTCGCCTATGTGGTGGTGCTCCAGATGGGCTACACCTGGCAGGCGGCGTTGGGCGCGGTGTTCATCTCCGGCCTGTGCTTCATGGTCGTCACGCTGACGGGGCTGCGACGGATCATCGTCGAGGGCATTCCCCGCTCGATGCGCATCGCGATCACGGTCGGCATCGGGCTCTTCCTCGCGATCATCGCGCTGAAGAGCGCCGGCGTGGTGACGGCGAGCCCCGCGACCTTCGTGACGCTGGGCGACCTGCACAAGCCGAGCACGGTGCTGGCGGTGCTGGGCTTCCTGATCGTCGCGGTGCTCTCGGTGCGCAAGGTGCGCGGCGCGCTGCTTGCCGGCATCCTGACCGTGACGGCGTTGAGCTTCATCGTCGCCGACAACACCTTCCAGGGTGTGGCCTCGCTGCCGCCCTCGATCGCCCCGACCCTGTTCGCCCTCGACATCAAGGGCGCGCTGTCGGGCGGCCTGCTCAACGTGATCCTGGTGTTCTTCCTCGTCGAATTGTTCGATGCCACCGGCACGCTGATGGGCGTCGCCAACCGGGCGGGGCTGCTGACCGAGGGCAAGATGGAGCGCCTCGACAAGGCGTTGATGGCGGATTCCTCGTCGATCTTCGTCGGCTCGCTGCTCGGCACGTCGAGCACGACCGCCTATCTCGAGAGCGCGTCCGGCGTCGAGGAGGGCGGGCGCACCGGGCTCACCGCCGCCACGGTGGCGGTTTTGTTCCTGGCCTGCCTGTTCTTCGCGCCCCTCGCCGGCTCGGTCCCGGCCTATGCCACGGCGCCGGCCCTGTTCTACGTCGCCTGCCTGATGCTGCACGAGCTGGTCGATCTCGACTGGGACGACCTGACCGAGGTGCTGCCGGCCTGCGTCACGGCGCTGCTGATGCCCTTCACCTACTCGATCGCCAACGGCGTCGCCTTCGGCTTCATCACCTACGCGGTGATCAAGCTGCTCACCGGGCGGTTCCGGGACGTGAAGCCGGTGGTGTGGGTGATCGCCGCGGTGTTCCTGTTCAAGTTCGTGGCGACCGGCAGCGCGCACTGA